In the Pocillopora verrucosa isolate sample1 chromosome 4, ASM3666991v2, whole genome shotgun sequence genome, ACTACTGTTATACCGCTACTGCTTTTGCTCTGCTACTGCCGCTGTTACTGTtactgcttctgcttctgcttctgcttctgcttctgcttctgcttctgcttctgcttctgcttctgcttttgcttctgcttctgcttctgcttctgcttctgcttctgctactactactgctactgctactgctactgttactactactactattgcTTCTGCTATTACGACTGCTACTGCttctgctactgctactgctactgcttctgttactgctactgctactgctactgctactgctactgctactgttactgttactgttactgctgctgctactgcttctgcttctgctactgctactgctactgctactgctactgctactgctactgctactgcttcTGTTA is a window encoding:
- the LOC131791670 gene encoding sericin-2-like; this encodes LSGNSSIRNSRNNSSSSGGSSSTNSSSSRSSNSGSKSNSSRRNITISSSNRSSKSSGSSSKRGRSRSSSSNSSSTMNRSSSSCSSSNSNRSSSSSSSSSSSSSSSSSRSRSSSSSSNSNSNSSSSSSSSSSSSSNRSSSSSSSRSSSSRNSRSNSSSSNSSSSSSSSSSRSRSRSRSRSRSKSRSRSRSRSRSRSRSRSRSRSSNSNSGSSRAKAVASSSSGRSMTKNNSSSSGSNNSSSNGNRSSSPADSS